ACGCCGTACGAGGCGTTCTCGACGTTGCAGCCGGTGACGGTCCTGCCGTCGTCCACGAGGGCGGCGGCGCCGACGGGATAGCCCGAATACGGCGCGTAGGCACGGGACATGGCGTCCCGGGCCGCCGCGCGCAGGGTCTCCCAGTCCATGCCCCCGCCGGCGTGGTCGTTCGTCATGTGCCTTGGCCTCTTCGATAGGTCATGCCGTTCGCCTTGGGCATCCGCAGCCGTTGCGCGGACAGGGCGAGGACGAGCAGCGTCGTGACATAGGGTGCGGCGTCGACGAACTGGCTCGGCACCTGGTCCGTCAGGGCGTACCAGACGAACAGCAGCGCCGCGACGGCCGCCGAGATCACGGCCGAGACGTAACGGCGCTTGTAGAGCTGCCAGCCCACGACGAGCACCAGCAGGATCGCCAGCAGGAGCAGCATCGCGTGTACGTTCTCGGCGCCGCCGCGCAGTTTGAGGCTGTCGGTGAAACCGAACAGTCCGGCGCCCAGCGCCATGCCGCCCGGCATCCAGTTGCCGAAGATCATCGCGGCGAGACCGATGTAACCGCGGCCGCCGGTCTGGTTCTCCTGGTAGATGCCGGTGGCGACGATCGCCAGGAACGCGCCGCCGAGGCCCGCGAGGCCGCCGGAGACGGTGACGGCGATGTACTTGTACTTGTAGACGTTCACGCCGAGCGTCTCGGCGGCTATCGGGTTCTCGCCGCAGGAGCGCAGCCGCAGCCCGAAGGACGTACGCCACAGGATCCACCAGGTGCCGGGGATCAGCAGCAGGGCGACGATCGTCAGCAGGGACAGGCCCGTCACCAGACCGCCGAGCACTCCGGCCAGGTCCGAGATCAGGAACCAGTGTTTCTGCTGGAGATCCACCAGCCCGTCGGAGAGTCCCGGAATGGTGATCTCGGTGATCGAGTCGATGCGCGGGGACTGCTTGGAGGAGCCGCCCGGCTCGTTGGCGAAGGTGAAGTTGGAGAGGTAGCGGGTCACGCCGACGGCGAGGATGTTGATGGCCACACCGGAGACGATGTGGTTCACGCCGAAGGTGACGGTGACGATCGCGTGCAGCAGACCGCCGAGCGCCCCGCCGAGGATGCCGAACAGCACACCGACCCAGGGGCCCCACTGGAAGCCGGCCCAGGCGCCGAACCAGGTGCCGAGGACCAGCATCCCTTCGAGGCCGATGTTGATGACGCCCGCGCGCTCGGCCCACAGGCCGCCGAGTCCGGCGAGGCCGATGGGTACGGCGAGTTCGAGCGCGCCGGCGACCTGTCCTACGGAGGTGATGTCCTCGGCGCCGCTGATGAGCCGGACCAGGGAGATCAGGGCAAGTCCGCCGGCGATGATCAGCAGGATCACGGGCAGGGTGAGCCTGCGCCGGCCGCCGCCCTTCTTGGGAGCCGCGCTCGCCGCGGTCACCGTGCTGGTGCTGGTGCTCACAGGACAGCCCCCTTGTCGTTCTTGTCATCGGAATCGGCGCCCGGCCCGGACCCAAGCCCGGACCCAAGCCCGGAGCCGGAGCCCGGCCCGGATCCGGCATCATCCGGCCCGGCACCCGGTCCCGGATCGGCCTCGGTCCGGATCGCGCCACCCGCCGCCAGTTCCTCGCCGACCTTCTGCTGCTGGCGGCGGAGCCCGTACCTGCGGACCAGTTCGTAGCTGACCACGACCGAGATCACGATCAGGCCCTGCATGATCGTCGCGATCTCCTTCTCGTACCCGAACTGGTCGAGAGAGGCGGACGACTTGTCGAGGAACGCGACCAGCAGCGCGCTGAACGCGATCCCCAGCGGGTGGTTACGGCCCAGCAGCGCGATGGTGATGCCGGTGAAGCCGATACCGGTGGGGAAGTCGAGGCTGTACGTGTGGGTGTCGCCGAGCAGCGTCGGCATACCGACCAGACCGGCGATCCCGCCGGAGATCAGCATCGACGTGAGGACCATCTTCTTGGCGTCGACGCCGGATGCCTGCGCGGCGCTCTCGCTGGCGCCGGTGGCGCGCAGGTCGAAGCCGAAGCGGGTGCGGCCGAGGACGAACCAGTAGATGACTCCGCAGAGCGCGGCGACGAAGGTGAAGCCGTAGATCTCGCCGGCCTCGGCGCCCATGGACAGTCCGGGGAACCAGCCGGACTCCGGGATCTCACCGGTGGTCAGGTTGTTGGAGCCGGGCGGCTGCTCGCCGAAGTTCTTCGGCAGGATCAGCCAGGCGACGAGGCTGGTCGCGATCGAGTTGAGCATGATCGTCGAGACGACCTCGCTCACCCCCCGCGTGGTCTTGAGGATGCCCGCGATCCCGGACCAGAAGGCGCCGACGAGCATCGCCGTGACGACGATGAGGGCGATCTGGAGCGGTCCCGGCAGGCTCACGCTGGCACCGACGAGCGCGGCCATCATCGCGGCGAGCCGGTACTGGCCGTCGACCCCGATGTTGAAGAGGTTCATCCGGAAGCCGACGGCGACGGCGAGCGCGGCGAGGTAGTACGTACCGGCCTGGTTGACGATCAGGACCTGTACGTCGACGTAGCTCGCCGACTCGAACATGATGCGGTACGGCTCCCACGGGTTGGTGCCCGAGACGAGCAGCACCACCGTGGTGAGGGCGATGGCGACGACCAGCGCGAGCACCGGGCCTGCCAGGCCCAGGATCAGCCGGTCCTTGTCGAACTTCTTCATCGGGCCTCGTCCTCCGGGGCTGCCTTCAGATGACCGCCGGCCGCGCCGGTCATGGCGGTGCCCAGCTCCTCCGGGGTGATGGTCGCGGGGTCCGCGTCGGCGACGAGCCTGCCGCGGTACATCACGCGCAGGGTGTCGGAGAGCCCGATCAGCTCGTCCAGGTCCGCGGAGATCAGCAGCACCGCGAGTCCGTCGCGGCGCGCGGCCTTGATCTGGTCCCAGATCTGGGCCTGCGCGCCGACGTCGACACCTCGCGTCGGATGGGCGGCGATCAGCAGCTTCGGGCTGTGGCTCATCTCGCGGCCGACGATCAGCTTCTGCTGGTTGCCGCCGGACAGGGACGCGGCCGTGACGTCGATGCCGGGGGTGCGGACGTCGTACTCGACCACGATGCGCCGGGTGTCGGTCCTGGCGGCCTTGGGGTCGAGGAGTCCGCGCCGGCTGTTGGGGCGCTCGGTGACATGGCCGAGGATGCGGTTCTCCCACAGGGGCGCCTCCAGCAGCAGCCCGTGCCGGTGCCGGTCCTCCGGGATGTAGCCGATGCCGCTCTCGCGGCGCTCGCGGGTGGGCGCGTGCGAGATGTCGGCGGTGCCGAGGGTGATCACACCGCCGTCGGGGTCGCGCAGGCCCATCAGCGTCTCGATCAGCTCGGTCTGCCCGTTGCCCTCGACGCCCGCGATGCCCAGGACCTCGCCGCGGTGGATGGTGAAGCCGATCTCGGCGAGCACCTCGCGTACGACCCCGTCGGAGTCGGTGGCGGTGAGCCGCAGGTCCGCGACGTCGAGCACCGGTATGCCGGTGACCGTCGACTCGCGGGTCTCGGGCGAGGGGAGTTCGGTGCCGACCATCAGCTCGGCGAGCTGCTTGGTGGTGGTGTTCGCGGGGTCGGCCGTGCCGACGGTCGTACCACGCCGGATGACGGTGATGTCGTCGGCGACGGAGAGCACCTCGCCCAGCTTGTGCGAGATGAAGATGACGGTGAGGCCCTCGGCCTTGAGCTCACGCAGGTTGTCGAAGAGCGCGTCGACCTCCTGCGGGACGAGCACCGCGGTGGGCTCGTCCAGGATGAGTATGCGGGCGCCCCGGTAGAGGACCTTGAGGATCTCCACGCGCTGGCGGTCGGCGACGCCGAGTTCCTCGACGAGGGCGTCGGGACGGACGCCGAGACCGTACGCGCCGGAGATCTCGTCGATCTTGTCCCGCGCCCCCTGGCCGATGCCGTGCAGCTTCTCGGCCCCCAGTACGACGTTCTCCAGGACCGTGAGGTTGTCGGCCAGCATGAAGTGCTGGTGCACCATGCCGATGCCGCGCGCGATGGCGTCGGCCGGGCTGTTGAAGGTGACCTGCGTGCCGTCGACGGTGATGGTCCCCTCGTCCGGCTTCTGCATGCCGTAGAGGATCTTCATCAGGGTCGACTTGCCGGCGCCGTTCTCACCGACGAGGGCGTGCACGGTGCCCTTGTCGACGGCGATGCCGATGTCGTGGTTGGCGACGACGCCGGGGAACCGCTTGGTGATGCCGTGCAGTTCTACGGCGGGGGGACTGCTGGACGCGTTGATGACGCACTCTCCTTGGCCGGAAAGGAGCTGGGGCTGGGCGGAGGGCAGGGCGGGGGTGAAGCTATCGCGCCGGAGGGGCGTCTACACGCGTAGCGCTGCCGAATCGTGAGGGTAGATCTTGCGGAGGAACCACTCCCGCTGTCGTGACCGGGGCCCGGAGCGGCGGCAGATACCGCCGTCGCTCCGGGCCCCGTGCACCACACTGGTTACGGAGCGGTCTTGACGGTGATCTTGCCGTCGATGATCTCCTGCTTGGCCTTGTCCACGGCGGCGGTCACCTCGGTCAGCTTGACGTAGGCCGGGTTGGTGTCGGTGAGGCCGACGCCGTCCTTGGCGAGGCCGTAGCGGATCTCACCGTTCTCCGGCTTGCCGTCCGCGACCGACTTGATCAGGTTGTAGACCGCGTCGGAGACGTCCTTGGTGGCGGAGGTCAGGATGCTGTCCTTGTACTGGGCGAGACCGGCCTGCTGGTACTGGTCGGAGTCGACGCCGATGCTCCACTTGCCCGCGGCCGAGACCGCCTCGATCGAGCCGGAGCCGGCCAGACCGGCCGCCGCGTAGATCACGTCGGCCTTCTTGTCGAGCTGGCCCTGGGCCGCGGCCTTGCCGAGGTCGGGCTTGGAGAAGCCGTCGAAGTTCGGCGGCTGGGTCAGGTACTGCGAGAGCACCTTCACCGAGGGGTCGGTGTCCTTGACACCCTGCGCGTAGCCCGCCTCGAACTTCTTTATCAGCGGGGTCTCGACACCGCCGATGAAGCCGACCGTCTTGGACTTGGTGGCCTTGGCCGCCGCGACACCGGCGAGGTAGGAACCCTGCTCCTCGTTGAAGACCATGTTGGCGATGTTGTCGCCGGTCACCGACGAGTCGTCGATTATGCCGAAGGTCGTCTTCGGGAACTTCGGGGCGACCTTCTTGATCGCCGGCGCGTACGCGAAACCAACACCGATCACCGGGTTGTTGCCGGAACGGGCCAGCTCGGTCAGACGCTGAATCTTGTCCGCGTCGGCCTCGCCGTCGGAGGGCTCGGCGTCGTTGCCCTTGACCTTGAGCTCCTTCTCGGCTTTCGCCAGACCCGCGTACGCGGCGTCGTTGAAGGACTGGTCACCTCGGCCACCGATGTCGTACGCGATGGCGACGCTTTTCTCCTTCGAGTCGGACGCGGCGTCCGACGAGGAGGTGTTGCCACACGCGGTGGCGGTGAGCGCGAGCGCCGCGGACGCGACGCCCACGGTTGCGATCCTGGTGATCCGGCGCAAGGGAGGCTCCTTCAAAGCGACCTAAGCGCCTCTTCACGGCGCTGGTTTCGCCGCGATCGTAACGCGCGTAGATGTCAGATAAAGCCCCGTACGGAAGCCGTTATCGGATCGTCGCGAACAGGAGGTGAGACGTCCGATTACGGGAAGGCGCACCCCCGGTTACGAACGGTCGCCATCGATCAGCGCGGCGGCGGTGAAAAGCTCCACGCCGACCTGAATCGCCCTTTCGTCCGCGTCGAAATCCCCCCGGTGCAGATCGCGCCGGGCGGTGTCGCCCGGTGTCCGTACGCCGAGGCGTGCCATCGCGCCGGGGACCTGCTCCAGATACCAGGAGAAGTCCTCGCCGCCGAGGCTCTGCTCGGTGTCCTCGATCGACTGCGCGCCGCGGCGCGCGGTCTGGGCGTCGCGCAGCAGCTCCGCCATCATCAGGTCGTTGACGACCGGCGGCACCCCGCGCACATAGTTGATCTGCGACTTGGCGTGGTAGAGCGCGGAGATCTCGTCGATCGCGGCGTGCACCAGGTCCGGCGCCTCGCGCCAGGACTTCAGGTCCAGGCAGCGGACCGTGCCGGAGAGTTCGGCGTGCTGCGGGATGACGTTGCAGGCGTGGCCGGCGGCGATACGGCCCCAGGTGAGCGCGAGCCCGGAGCGGGCGTCGACGCGGCGGGCCAGCAGCGCGGGCACCTCGGTCGCGACCTTCGCGGCGGCGGTGACCAGGTCGGTGGTCAGATGCGGGCGGGCGGTGTGGCCGCCGGGGCCGTCGAGGGCGACCTCAAGCCGGTCGCAGGCGGAGGTGATCGGGCCGGTGCGCAGGCCGATGGTGCCGACGTCCACGCGCGGGTCGCAGTGCACCGCGATGATCCTGCCGACGCCCTCCAGGACGCCGGACTCGATGGCGTCGAGCGCGCCGCCGGGCAGGACCTCCTCGGCGGGCTGGAAGATCAGCCGCACCGGCTGGGGCAGCAGGCCCTCTCGGTCGAGTTCGGCCAGGACCAGACCGGCGCCGAGGACGGCGGTGGTGTGGACGTCGTGGCCGCAGGCGTGCGCGCGGTCGGGCACGGTGGAGCGGTAGGCCACACCCGCCTTGGTGTCCGGGATGGGCAAGGCATCAATATCCGCGCGCAGGGCGAGCATGGGGCGTACGCCGGTGGCGCCTTCGCGGGTGCCGATGTCACAGAAGAGTCCGGTGCCGGTGGTCAGTACCCGCGGCGTGAGGCCGGCCCGCTCCAGGCGGTGCTTCAGCGCGGCGGTGGTACGGAACTCCTGGTTGCCGAGCTCCGGGTGCATGTGCATGTCGCGGCGGAAGGCGATCAGCTCGGTACGCAGGTTTTCGGACAGCGTGCCGGGCAGCGCGACGGCGCTGGGCTCACCGGAAAGGTCGGCTTGGGACTCACGGGACATCAACTGGTTCACCTGTTGAAGGGTAGGCCCCTTCGGGGGGCAACTGCCCGACGATCAACAAAACTTCAGCCCGAAAGGCGTAAGAAAAACGGGCGGCGAACGAATAGCCGCCTGTCCCGGTGGGTAAGCTCGGCCCTCCGTCGCGGAGCGATGACGGAAAGTAACGACCGTCGATTACCGGACGGCGAGATTCCGGGTACCCGGTCCGGATGCCGCGGCCACGACCTGGCTGCGGCTGCCCGCCACCTCACGCGGAGGCGGGCAGCCTCGGCAGCCTGTGTACGTCCCTCGCCGTGCCCGTGACACCGGACAGGAAGCCGTGCGCGCGCGGCGACGCGCTGTCCTTCAGCCACTCCGGTGCGATGTCCCACACGGCCACCCGCACGCCCGTACCGGCGAGCGCGAGCGGCAGCGTGTGCACGACCGTCGAGGGGAAGCTCAGCACGGTCGACCCGATCGGGCCGCGCCGTGCGATCAGCTCCAGCGGCAGATCGGGCCTGACGATCTCCAGACCCGTCTCCGTGGCGAGGCGGTGCAGCTTCTCCACGCTCTCCCTGCGGTGCGCGAAGTACCGCGTCGCGCCGTGCGTGCGGGCGAGCGAGCCGACCGCCGTCACGTAACTCTCCAGGTCGACCACGCCCGTCTCGACGAGCGAGGTGCCGACCATGTCGGCGCCCTTCGCGATCCGCGGCGGCCCGAAAGTCGCCTTGGTCCACTCGAAGGTGTTGGCCGTCACCGTGATGCCCGGCGGTGCCTCCACGGGCATCGAGGTGAAGACCTCGACGTTGCGGGTGCGCGACGGCGTGAGCCGGCGCCGCGCCACGGCGGAGACCGGCGCGAGCGCCAGCTCGCGCGGCCCGCGCCTGCCGCCCCGCCGGTGCCAGCGCACCAGCGGTTCGCCGTGGACGAGCTGCGCGATGAACTCCATCGTCGCCGTCCCGTCGTCCACGACGGTCAGCTCCTTGCTGCTGACGAGGGTCAGCATGAGCTGTACGTACCGGGAGAACGGGTCCCCGATGACGATCCGCTCCGCCTTGCGCAGCAGCGGAGCCAGCTCCCGTATCGTCCGCAGCGGCGCGCTCGCGCCGCCGCGGGCCTCCTGCCAGCGCACCGTGAAGCCCGCGTCACGGGCCAGCTCGGCCATCCGCCTGAGCTGGCCGCGCGACATGGGGTCGGTGGGCGACAGAACGATCACGGTGAGTTCCGCACCGATCGCGCTCGCGCGCGCCCACTCCAGCACGTTCAGGAGCTGGACCGGGCTCTCCACGAATGCGATGGCGCGAGGCGACGGGGCGCGCCCGGAGGGACGGCTCATGGCCCTCAGACCGCCACGGGCTTCGCGCCGTCCGCGGACTCGGCGATGACACCGGCGACCCGGCGGAGCTTCTTCATCGGGCCGAGCTCCGACTCGTAGACCTTCTTGACACCGTCACCGAGGGACGCCTCGATGGTGCGGATGTCGCGGACGAGGCGGGTGAGGCCCTGCGGCTCGACGGACGCGGCCTGGTCGGAGCCCCACATGGCGCGGTCCAGGGTGATGTGACGCTCGACGAACGCGGCACCGAGGGCGACGGCGGCGAGGGTCGTCTGGAGACCGGTCTCGTGGCCGCTGTAGCCGATCGGCACGTTCGGGAACTCGGACTGGAGGGTGTTGATGACCCGCAGGTTCAGCTCCTCGGCCTTGGCCGGGTACGTCGAAGTGGCGTGGCAGAGAAGGATGTTCTCGCTGCCGAGCACCTCGACCGCGTGCCGGATCTGCTTCGGTGTCGACATGCCCGTGGAGAGGATGACGGTACGGCCGGTGGCGCGCAGGGCGCGCAGCAGCTCGTCGTCGGTGAGCGACGCGGAGGCGACCTTGTGCGCCGGCACGTCGAACTTCTCCAGGAAGGCGACAGCCTCGGTGTCCCACGGCGAGGCGAACCAGTCGATGCCGCGCTTCTTGCAGTGCGCGTCGATCGTCGCGTACTCGTCCTCGCCGAACTCGACGCGGTGCCGGTAGTCGATGTACGTCATCCGGCCCCAGGGGGTGTCCCGCTCGATGTCCCACTGGTCGCGCGGGGTGCAGATCTCCGGGGTGCGCTTCTGGAACTTGACGGCGTCACAGCCGGCCTCGGCGGCGACGTCGATCAGCGCGAGCGCGTTGTCGATGTCACCGTTGTGGTTGATGCCGATCTCACCGGTCACGTAGACGGGGCGGCCGGGACCCGCGGTACGGGTTCCGAGGGTACGCAGGCGGGAGTTGGTGCTCATCGATGAGTTCCTTAACTGGTCGAGATGTCGGCGGTGGTGCCATGGGGGGCGGTGGGGGTGTTGACGTCCAGACCGGGTCCGAGGAGCCAGGTGGCGATCTCACGGATCGCGCCGGCGCCGCCGGGGGTCGTGGTGACGGCACGCGCCGCCGCGCGTACGGCGTCGTGTGCGCTCGCGACGGCCACCGGCCAGCCGGCGAGCGCGAAGCACGGAAGGTCGTTGACGTCGTTGCCGACGTACAGCACCCGCTCGGGTGTGACTCCGTGCTCGTCGCACCACTGCTTCAGTGCGAGGTCCTTGCGGTCGATGCCGTGGAGCACCGGCACGCGCAGCTTGCGGGCACGTGCGGCGACGACCGGGTTCTGCTCGGTGGAGAGGATGAGCAGTTCCAGGCCGGCGCGACGGAGGGCGGCGATGCCGAGGCCGTCACCGCGGTGTACGGCGACGGTCTCGCGGCCCTCCGAATCGACGAGCACCCGGTCGTCCGTCTGGGTGCCGTCGAAGTCCAGGACGACCGCGTCGATGTCGGCGCGGCCGGGGAGCGCGGGGGTGTCCAGGAGCGGCGACAGGGCGCGGGCGCGCTCCAGGTCGTGCGGGTCGTCGATCTCCAGCACCCGTTCGGGGTCGGTGCTCACCAGCTCGGTGCGCCCGAAGAAGCGGTGGCCTGCCTCGCGGAAACCCTCCGCGCGCATCGCGTAGGCGGCGCCCGTCTCCAGGAACTCCTGGGGGCGGTCCTGCCTGCGGGGACGGTTCGACTTGTCGTGGTTGACGCCGAAGCCGTCGCTCTCGGAGCGCCAGATGAAGCCATGGGTCGGGGCGACGGTCAGCGCGCTGTCCGCGCCCCTCTCCGTCACGGCGGACACGACGCCGTCGAGGTCGCCCGGCGTGATGAAGGGGCTGGTGCACTGCACGAGCAGGACCACCTCGGCCTGGTGCGCGGCGCCGCGCATCGCGCCGTACGCGTCCATGGCGTGCAGGACGGCGGCCTCGCTGGTGGCGGTGTCGCCCGCGATGGCGGCGGGCCGCAGCACGACCTCGGCCCCGGCGGCACGGGCGGCGTCGGCGATGGCCGCGTCGTCCGTGGAGACGACGACGTCGGTCACCAGACGGGCGGCGCGGCAGGCGCGCACGGCCCGTACGACGAGTGGTACGCCGCCGACCTGGGCGAGGTTCTTGGCGGGGACGCCCTTGGATCCACCGCGGGCGGGGATCACGGCGAGGACGGACATGGACGGTTCTCCTTGGTTCACTGCGTCCTGCTGGTTCTCCGCGTCGGTCCGGCCCGACGGGCGCTCCCCCGACGCGGCGTTCGGGGTCTCGGTGGTCCAGCCGGACCAGCCGTAACCGGCGAGTACGTCGGCCGGCAGAGGGCGTCGGCGTACGCGGGGCACGGGGACGCCGCGGGGGCCCGGCTGGTCCGCGCTCACAGCTCGCCCATCCGGCGGATCACCGGGGCCACGCGCTGGACCCCGTGGCGGTAGGCGCCGCGGGCGGCGGCGCGCACGGTGTCACGGACGACGCGGCGCACGCCGGTGGCACCGGCCGCCGCCGTACGGTTGGACGCCGACAGCGGGTTGCCGTCGGGCGCCAGGTGGTAGCGGGCGAGGAGGCCGGGCAGATAGCCGGGCGCGGTGGTCGCCGTGTAGTACGGGGTGATCGGCGGCAAATCGCTGTCGGCCAGCAGCTTCGCGACGCGCTCACGGGCCAGGTCGAACGCGGAGGCGTACGAACCGTCGGCGGCGACGCCCTGCCGGTCCGCCCAGACGGGGTCTGCCTTGGGCCGCTGCCCGCCGTCGAGCTGGTCCCAGGAGGCGAGGCAGCCGGAGCCGATGAAGTGGTGGTTGCCGAGCGGTTCGCGGATGCCGAGGTCGGTGAGGATCGCGGTGGGGATCCGGCGGTGCAGGGACTCCAGCGCCGCCGTGGAGGAGACGGTGACCAGCAGGTCGGTGCCGTCCAGGACCTCGCCCATGTTCCCGTACACCAGGCGGAAGTTGGGCGGCAGACCGCCGGGCAGCTTCTCGGCGAGGCGCTGGTACGGGTACTCCTCGACGTGCGTGGTCTGCTCCCCCACGCGGCTGCGCAGTTTGAGCAGGACCTCACGGCGCGGGTGGAGTCTCGCGTGCTCGACCAGGCGCCGCAGCAGATACATACGGTCGGACCGGGTCAGCGGGACGGACGGCTGGGCCGCGAAGACGACCGTGTCCCGGCCCTCTTCGGGGGTGTACCGGGCGCCGCCGAGGAAGGGCAGCGCGGCCTCGGTCACCGAGTCGGACCCGGCGCCCACGCCCTCGTAGACGGCGCGGAAACGCTGCGCGTCGTGGCGGGAGTTGGCGAGGACGATGTCCGCGCCGTGGCGCAGCAGGAGCCCGTCGGAAAGCTTCTCGTAGACGACGCCCACGTAGCCGGTGACCAGCGCCGGCCGCTGGGGCAGGCCGAGGGCGGATATCCCGTGCAGCATCGCCTGTACGGCACCGCCGACGAGGGCGAGGACGACGACGTCGTACGACTCCGCGCGCAGCAGGTCCAGGAAGTCCGTGCCGGTCATCTCGCGCAGCGCGTCGGCTTCGGCCCCCACCTCCTCCAGCTGGCGGGCGGTGGGGGTCGCTCGTCCGCGCAGCAGGAACCCGCTGAGCTCGATGTCGCGGCCTTCGGGCGTGATGCGGCGCGCGGTCAGCGCGCCCCACTTCCACCGTGTGTCGGAGTCGGCGAGCACAGCGACCCGGACCGCGTTGCTGGTACGTGATGGCACGTGTTGGACGTTAGGAAGGCATTCCGTTTGGCGGCCCAACGGAACAGCAA
The nucleotide sequence above comes from Streptomyces sp. NBC_01716. Encoded proteins:
- a CDS encoding amidohydrolase → MSRESQADLSGEPSAVALPGTLSENLRTELIAFRRDMHMHPELGNQEFRTTAALKHRLERAGLTPRVLTTGTGLFCDIGTREGATGVRPMLALRADIDALPIPDTKAGVAYRSTVPDRAHACGHDVHTTAVLGAGLVLAELDREGLLPQPVRLIFQPAEEVLPGGALDAIESGVLEGVGRIIAVHCDPRVDVGTIGLRTGPITSACDRLEVALDGPGGHTARPHLTTDLVTAAAKVATEVPALLARRVDARSGLALTWGRIAAGHACNVIPQHAELSGTVRCLDLKSWREAPDLVHAAIDEISALYHAKSQINYVRGVPPVVNDLMMAELLRDAQTARRGAQSIEDTEQSLGGEDFSWYLEQVPGAMARLGVRTPGDTARRDLHRGDFDADERAIQVGVELFTAAALIDGDRS
- a CDS encoding N-acetylneuraminate synthase family protein, which translates into the protein MSTNSRLRTLGTRTAGPGRPVYVTGEIGINHNGDIDNALALIDVAAEAGCDAVKFQKRTPEICTPRDQWDIERDTPWGRMTYIDYRHRVEFGEDEYATIDAHCKKRGIDWFASPWDTEAVAFLEKFDVPAHKVASASLTDDELLRALRATGRTVILSTGMSTPKQIRHAVEVLGSENILLCHATSTYPAKAEELNLRVINTLQSEFPNVPIGYSGHETGLQTTLAAVALGAAFVERHITLDRAMWGSDQAASVEPQGLTRLVRDIRTIEASLGDGVKKVYESELGPMKKLRRVAGVIAESADGAKPVAV
- a CDS encoding ABC transporter permease is translated as MKKFDKDRLILGLAGPVLALVVAIALTTVVLLVSGTNPWEPYRIMFESASYVDVQVLIVNQAGTYYLAALAVAVGFRMNLFNIGVDGQYRLAAMMAALVGASVSLPGPLQIALIVVTAMLVGAFWSGIAGILKTTRGVSEVVSTIMLNSIATSLVAWLILPKNFGEQPPGSNNLTTGEIPESGWFPGLSMGAEAGEIYGFTFVAALCGVIYWFVLGRTRFGFDLRATGASESAAQASGVDAKKMVLTSMLISGGIAGLVGMPTLLGDTHTYSLDFPTGIGFTGITIALLGRNHPLGIAFSALLVAFLDKSSASLDQFGYEKEIATIMQGLIVISVVVSYELVRRYGLRRQQQKVGEELAAGGAIRTEADPGPGAGPDDAGSGPGSGSGLGSGLGSGPGADSDDKNDKGAVL
- a CDS encoding acylneuraminate cytidylyltransferase, translated to MSVLAVIPARGGSKGVPAKNLAQVGGVPLVVRAVRACRAARLVTDVVVSTDDAAIADAARAAGAEVVLRPAAIAGDTATSEAAVLHAMDAYGAMRGAAHQAEVVLLVQCTSPFITPGDLDGVVSAVTERGADSALTVAPTHGFIWRSESDGFGVNHDKSNRPRRQDRPQEFLETGAAYAMRAEGFREAGHRFFGRTELVSTDPERVLEIDDPHDLERARALSPLLDTPALPGRADIDAVVLDFDGTQTDDRVLVDSEGRETVAVHRGDGLGIAALRRAGLELLILSTEQNPVVAARARKLRVPVLHGIDRKDLALKQWCDEHGVTPERVLYVGNDVNDLPCFALAGWPVAVASAHDAVRAAARAVTTTPGGAGAIREIATWLLGPGLDVNTPTAPHGTTADISTS
- a CDS encoding ABC transporter ATP-binding protein, translating into MHGITKRFPGVVANHDIGIAVDKGTVHALVGENGAGKSTLMKILYGMQKPDEGTITVDGTQVTFNSPADAIARGIGMVHQHFMLADNLTVLENVVLGAEKLHGIGQGARDKIDEISGAYGLGVRPDALVEELGVADRQRVEILKVLYRGARILILDEPTAVLVPQEVDALFDNLRELKAEGLTVIFISHKLGEVLSVADDITVIRRGTTVGTADPANTTTKQLAELMVGTELPSPETRESTVTGIPVLDVADLRLTATDSDGVVREVLAEIGFTIHRGEVLGIAGVEGNGQTELIETLMGLRDPDGGVITLGTADISHAPTRERRESGIGYIPEDRHRHGLLLEAPLWENRILGHVTERPNSRRGLLDPKAARTDTRRIVVEYDVRTPGIDVTAASLSGGNQQKLIVGREMSHSPKLLIAAHPTRGVDVGAQAQIWDQIKAARRDGLAVLLISADLDELIGLSDTLRVMYRGRLVADADPATITPEELGTAMTGAAGGHLKAAPEDEAR
- a CDS encoding ABC transporter permease, which gives rise to MSTSTSTVTAASAAPKKGGGRRRLTLPVILLIIAGGLALISLVRLISGAEDITSVGQVAGALELAVPIGLAGLGGLWAERAGVINIGLEGMLVLGTWFGAWAGFQWGPWVGVLFGILGGALGGLLHAIVTVTFGVNHIVSGVAINILAVGVTRYLSNFTFANEPGGSSKQSPRIDSITEITIPGLSDGLVDLQQKHWFLISDLAGVLGGLVTGLSLLTIVALLLIPGTWWILWRTSFGLRLRSCGENPIAAETLGVNVYKYKYIAVTVSGGLAGLGGAFLAIVATGIYQENQTGGRGYIGLAAMIFGNWMPGGMALGAGLFGFTDSLKLRGGAENVHAMLLLLAILLVLVVGWQLYKRRYVSAVISAAVAALLFVWYALTDQVPSQFVDAAPYVTTLLVLALSAQRLRMPKANGMTYRRGQGT
- a CDS encoding BMP family lipoprotein, coding for MRRITRIATVGVASAALALTATACGNTSSSDAASDSKEKSVAIAYDIGGRGDQSFNDAAYAGLAKAEKELKVKGNDAEPSDGEADADKIQRLTELARSGNNPVIGVGFAYAPAIKKVAPKFPKTTFGIIDDSSVTGDNIANMVFNEEQGSYLAGVAAAKATKSKTVGFIGGVETPLIKKFEAGYAQGVKDTDPSVKVLSQYLTQPPNFDGFSKPDLGKAAAQGQLDKKADVIYAAAGLAGSGSIEAVSAAGKWSIGVDSDQYQQAGLAQYKDSILTSATKDVSDAVYNLIKSVADGKPENGEIRYGLAKDGVGLTDTNPAYVKLTEVTAAVDKAKQEIIDGKITVKTAP
- a CDS encoding DUF6716 putative glycosyltransferase; the encoded protein is MPSRTSNAVRVAVLADSDTRWKWGALTARRITPEGRDIELSGFLLRGRATPTARQLEEVGAEADALREMTGTDFLDLLRAESYDVVVLALVGGAVQAMLHGISALGLPQRPALVTGYVGVVYEKLSDGLLLRHGADIVLANSRHDAQRFRAVYEGVGAGSDSVTEAALPFLGGARYTPEEGRDTVVFAAQPSVPLTRSDRMYLLRRLVEHARLHPRREVLLKLRSRVGEQTTHVEEYPYQRLAEKLPGGLPPNFRLVYGNMGEVLDGTDLLVTVSSTAALESLHRRIPTAILTDLGIREPLGNHHFIGSGCLASWDQLDGGQRPKADPVWADRQGVAADGSYASAFDLARERVAKLLADSDLPPITPYYTATTAPGYLPGLLARYHLAPDGNPLSASNRTAAAGATGVRRVVRDTVRAAARGAYRHGVQRVAPVIRRMGEL